Proteins from one Aythya fuligula isolate bAytFul2 chromosome 11, bAytFul2.pri, whole genome shotgun sequence genomic window:
- the IDH3A gene encoding isocitrate dehydrogenase [NAD] subunit alpha, mitochondrial: protein MAAAAWMPAVSRLLGAFKNQKQVTRSFGSAVQTVTLIPGDGIGPEISAAVMKIFDAAKAPIQWEERNVTAIQGPGGKWMIPPDAKESMDKNKMGLKGPLKTPIAAGHPSMNLLLRKTFDLYANVRPCVSIEGYKTPYTDVNIVTIRENTEGEYSGIEHVIVEGVVQSIKLITEEASKRIAEFAFEYARNNQRSHVTAVHKANIMRMSDGLFLRKCREAAENCKDIKFNEMYLDTVCLNMVQDPSQFDVLVMPNLYGDILSDLCAGLIGGLGVTPSGNIGANGVAIFESVHGTAPDIAGKDLANPTALLLSAVMMLRHMGLHKHATKIETACFDTIKDGKVLTKDLGGNAKCSEFTEEICRRVQDTD from the exons ATGGCTGCAGCCGCGTGGATGCCCGCG gtTTCACGATTGCTAGGTGCtttcaaaaaccaaaaacaggTGACCAGAAGTTTTGGTAGTGCT GTACAAACAGTAACTTTAATCCCAGGAGATGGCATAGGACCTGagatttctgctgctgtgatgaAGATCTTTGATGCTGCCAAA GCTCCTATTCAGTGGGAAGAGAGGAATGTTACAGCTATCCAAGGACCAGGAGGAAAGTGGATGATACCTCCGGATGCCAAAGAATCcatggataaaaacaaaatgggaTTAAAAG GCCCTTTAAAAACCCCAATTGCTGCAGGACACCCATCAATGAATCTGCTTCTGCGTAAAACCTTTGACCTTTATGCAAACGTACGTCCCTGTGTCTCAATTGAAGGATACAAAACCCCTTACACAGATGTAAACATTGTCACGATAAGAGAGAACACAGAAGGCGAATACAGTGGAATTGAACATGTG ATTGTTGAAGGTGTCGTGCAAAGTATCAAGCTAATCACAGAGGAAGCTAGCAAGCGTATCGCAGAGTTTGCTTTTGAGTATGCCAGAAACAATCAGAGAAGCCACGTTACTGCTGTACACAAGGCAAATATTAT GAGAATGTCTGATGGGCTTTTCTTGAGAAaatgcagggaggcagcagaaaactgtaaagatattaaatttaACGAAATGTATCTAGATACTGTGTGTCTGAAT ATGGTTCAGGATCCGTCACAATTTGATGTGCTTGTTATGCCAAACTTGTATGGTGACATCCTCAG tgactTGTGTGCTGGATTGATTGGGGGTCTTGGAGTAACACCGAGTGGGAACATTGGTGCTAATGGAGTTGCAATTTTTGAATCG GTTCATGGAACAGCACCAGATATTGCAGGAAAAGACTTGGCAAATCCAACTGCCCTTCTTCTGAGTGCTGTAATGATGTTGCGTCATATGGGACTACACAAGCATGCCACAAAAATTGAGACAGCTTGCTTTGATACAATTAAAGATGGAAAG gtCTTGACAAAAGACTTGGGAGGTAATGCAAAGTGCTCAGAATTCACAGAGGAGATCTGCCGCAGAGTACAGGACACAGACTAA